In a single window of the Micromonospora sp. WMMD1155 genome:
- a CDS encoding carbonic anhydrase, with translation MGGTPGQERQAGGTPRAALADLLAGNRRFVSGRPIHGHDVTAAAAAASGDQQPYAVVLGCIDSRVPLEAIFDQTFGAICVIRTGGHVLDRAVCGSIEYVVRQLGVPLVMVLGHERCGAVGATVDALRTGERPGGSLAYLVDEIAPAVSEVGFDDPAVHPLAVRRHVRRTVRTLRDDELLAGPVAAGRVAVTGGLYDLATGEVALLDPG, from the coding sequence ATGGGTGGGACGCCGGGGCAGGAACGGCAGGCCGGCGGCACGCCCCGTGCCGCGCTGGCCGACCTGCTCGCCGGCAACCGGCGGTTCGTCAGCGGCCGGCCGATCCACGGGCACGACGTCACGGCCGCCGCCGCAGCGGCCTCCGGTGACCAGCAGCCGTACGCGGTGGTGCTCGGCTGCATCGACTCGCGGGTGCCGCTGGAGGCGATCTTCGACCAGACGTTCGGCGCGATCTGCGTGATCCGTACCGGCGGGCATGTGCTCGACCGGGCGGTGTGCGGCTCCATCGAGTACGTGGTCCGGCAGCTCGGCGTACCCCTGGTGATGGTCCTCGGCCACGAGCGGTGCGGCGCGGTGGGTGCCACGGTGGACGCGCTGCGCACCGGGGAGCGGCCCGGGGGGTCGCTGGCGTACCTGGTGGACGAGATCGCCCCGGCGGTGAGCGAGGTCGGGTTCGACGACCCGGCGGTGCACCCGCTGGCCGTCCGCCGGCACGTCCGGCGGACGGTGCGCACGCTGCGCGACGACGAGCTGCTGGCCGGGCCGGTGGCCGCCGGTCGGGTGGCCGTCACCGGCGGCCTTTACGATCTCGCCACCGGTGAGGTCGCCCTCCTCGACCCGGGCTGA